A region of the Osmia lignaria lignaria isolate PbOS001 chromosome 5, iyOsmLign1, whole genome shotgun sequence genome:
CATTTCTGACAATAAGGATATTTTTCTTGAATGAGATGATCTAACTTTTAGGGTAAGAAAGTcaataattgtttcattttgcATTCCTTTATTCCAGGGGTGGGCAAATAGCAGTCCACTAAGAGTTTTTTTGTGGCCCGCCAAAACAATCAGAAAAATCAGCTTTGAACCGAGATTTCCTTCCCATGCGCGACCGAAGATTCGTCTCCTATTTTCCACTAGGGCGGCCAAGTCAgtacattgatttttatggTACAATTTATACCTTTCTGAAATGCAAAGTTAACTAATGAATGCAATCATTTTAAAAGGTGCGGCCCTCCGCTAACCTCCGCTTCCACAAAGTGGCCCCCGAGTCAAAACAATTGCCCACCCCTGCTTTACTCCATAGAATCAGAAATTAATAGTCAAAGTTATGAGAGTAAATGACTCAAGACTTGTCCTATTATATACTGTTGTTTGTTgactccttcctttttcttgaaGTTCCCTTGTAGGCAAATTAAAAAGCTTTTGAAAAATATGCTCGGAATCGATTAGTGTGTTTTCGGATCCTCTGGAGACTTACTGTAAGCGTAATCACTGAAAATAGACCTATAAACGTAGTTAGTTtgcaaaaagaaatgaattttaaagaaTTCAAAAATCTACTGCTAAAACATTCTATAAAAGCAGTAAATTGCTTTGTAATGTTAACAGAGAATAGAAAgattatagaaattattatcTTACTATTTCACTTTACTTTATCTggtaattgtattaaaattatactCAAGTACTTGCTTGATTTTTTTAGGCACGGAGTTTTCAGCGAAGGAACCAGATCAGCATGAAAAAGAAAGTTCAAATTCGACGATGCACGTAAACGGGCATTCAACACACGGTGCGAAGCAAGAAATGGGTAAGttttagtttttaaattaattgttttaaaaaaagaggaaggaaaaggATTGgaaattcttatgaaatgtgtATTAGTACATTAACCTTTCGCAGACGATTGACGCATATGTGTGTCTAAACATAATTCTTATAGTAATTTATATTCCTGTACATATTGTAGTATATTCGTGATACAGAACACCGCTATAAGTGTAGACAGTaaagattttgaattttgacaGTAAAGTAATTGAATGTGCTTTGAAGGATAGAGTTATTacttattttactttaaattaattatactctGTGTAAAAAGAATACTCCcttctcaaagggttaatcattatcattattgataaattattgAGGGAAAAATAATCAGATGGATGTTGATTTACTGAAGAAGaatattcaatactttattaTACAAAGTGTCCCACCTAACTTAAGCAGTTTAATATGTCGCTTGTTTCTGATATGacctgaagaagaaaaattgattacaTTTAATTATGTCATTTTTTACACTTTACAATTTTTGTTTAGACAATATTTCAATTAGTATGCATTTGTATAATTAACCCTTAAACAATGGAGCTTGGGTTAACCGTgacccaaatttaaaaaatataggtATACAAAGATGTTAACCTAAAGTtggatatataatttttaaacaaaagagtttcatatatgagaagaataatttttaaagtaacagtgtaaaatttagaaaatgaaaataatatggaatacaaaattacattaaaattgtggctctctccatggtccgtcgtctgaGAGTTAATTGATAATTGCTAAAATATTCAGACagtgtataaatgaaacttgAAATACCTGCAGAGAAGCATAAAAATTGCTGAAATTCCGTCCAGTCGTGAACAACAGTACTTAACATAAAGAAAGAATGATAAGAACTAAAAATAGCAACAAAGATATTGCCATATCTCCGATTGAAATGGCACTCGTAATTTTAGAATTCATAGCCGCGAAGGAAGTACGGGTCGTAACGTTACAACTCGTAAATTTCACGATTTCAATGGCGTCACGCGAATACTTTGCCGCAGATCGAATGTGCGTCGTAAATGGAAAGAATAGAACTTGTATAGTGGTGGTCGGTGGCACTTGTTATATAAGCCATTCAAGGTGCCACGATGACGTGTTACGAAGGTGCGCCGTGCTCATCCTGTTCTTTCATTTAATATCGATCCTTCATTTGACTTTCCAGGCAACATAAACTCGTGTAACGGTCCCGGCTGGAATTTCACGGAATTCCAATGTTCAACATGCACCTAAAAAATATCAATTGAAATACCGACGACATTCCATCGAGTTGTCGAGTTCCATTTAATGCAACGTGAAGGATttgatttttgttattttttgaagAACGAATTTATTACGATCAAGAAAAAGAATcacgttttattttaaaaaatatttttaaatgccAGAGAAAATAAtgtacatatccaatgtagccATTGAGCGTTAAGGTTAACTGTTTCATGAAGGAATTTTATACACTCAAGGTATATGGGCTTATTGCATTTTtcccatatacagggtgtttcatttTAATCTTTCTACGCAATTATCTGCTTATAAAATCActtgtttttaaataaatgtttgaaaCAGAACTGATTTACTCTATTTCGAGAAGGATATCTTACCATAAACACGAGTCTTGTTTAAGTAGAGGTAGTGTAcgtaaaaaatatgtaaaaaattttttatatagatTTATACAtagggtaaaatgttaagacactacATATATTTACCTTGGACTAGAAAAAATAAgatgatttataatatatattgatacgggaaaaaattaatattgtcttaTATCAACAATACATTCTCGTTCAAATAAGATGCCGAGAGTCAAATAGTTAATTTTTCGAACTCCCTGGACCAAAGGCATTCGTAATTCAATATGTAAACGTAAAGTGTTGAAATATAGATAAGGGCTAATGAAGCTGGCCCGCCTGGCATGAGCACTTTTGGTCTTCGCCAGTCAGTCGTTCTAGAAAAGCGCAACGGAGAACATTCACAGTTATAAATATATTctggtttcttttattttcatttttatcctacTTCCTAAAACCAATAATATAAAAccaaaaatttgtttttttagCAGTATTATAGCTCAAGCAATATGTTTGATTTTCTGTATGatctattaattaatttacaatatcTTATATATTAATGTCtacaataatataaatacatagaattaaagtttcaaacattttattaatttgtaaaatttaaattggCAAAATCGTTTTCTCTTCAGTAAagaaaatatatggaaaaatattatattataaagtaTACAGGGTGGTCCACGCAACGTGTGCACTATGCAGTGTGTTAATTTTTGTTACAGGTGGAGGCGTTTCGGAGATTTGAAGGACAACTTTGTTTGTTTAAATAgaatactatattttttatacaaatatgtGGTAGCGTATCGAATTCTGAATAAAAAAGTATTGACCTTTATTAGCCCTAAACCTAATAGGTAACGAGTAATTTCACTTTattacttgaaaattttcttcacgTGATATCAAGTAATATTAAGTAATATCCTTAATGCCAATGGATATCACTTTGAACACTGACGTTAGTTGCGATAAGCCACACTGTCACGTAAACACCGTTGTCCTGCGGAAATCTGTGATAAGGTTGAATCTCCAACTTGATATTACgtgaagaaaattttctttgaagAAATTCTCTTTTATTAGGTTTAGGGCTAATAAAGGTCAATACTTTTTTATTCAGAATTCGATACTCTACcacatttttgtataaaaaatatagtattcTATTTATAAAAACAGTTATCCTTCAAATCTCCGAAACGCCTCCacctgtaaaaaaaattaatacactGAATAGTGTACCTTTTTAAACCATGTAACTTttgtatataacattttttcgcGCAACGCGTATTTTGGAAGTTATCCAATAACGTATATATCAGTTTATAGTATTTTTACATTAAGTTCATTGCTTACTCAAAAATCTTAACGAGTGTTTGCTCAATTTAAAATTAGGACATATAACTGATAGTACAACCAGGAAGGTTATTTTATAACTCGGACCTGTATAACAACACTAAAACAATTTACCTTACCTCTTTCTTCCAATATGGATCCATCTTACACATATTTTGCATACATATATTACGTATGTACGTGTTTgaattatgttttaaataaacaaacttGAATCAAGGAGCCGACAAACTGATGTTTCAACAAATCGCATTATCAATAAAAAAGTACACATGGTCGTCATTATTTCCCTTTGGATCAGTGAGAGGGTAAATGAGGGGGATAGTTTGCGAGTAGCTAATTAGCCATGTTTGTTCTATAGCGATTTTTATGATgtgaataaatataatatacatatgaatacatgtataccgcagttcaccagagttcataactgcgacgcgcaggttggaagatggtgggggaacgcagcgagctctccgctaatcgctttctacttcgtttgggagtatcgccaatcagggcggagatgcgcacgaaagaacgaaaactggttttTTCGCAGTTtaggactctggtgaactgcggtatacatacaggATGTTTCAAAACGTATGATCTGAAAATCGCAGATTCTTCTCGCCGGGTTGGTTATCGGGAACGAACCGACGCGACACAGTGGTTCAGAAATGGAATTCAGCTGTTCGGGCTTCGCAATGAAgagaataatttgtaattttttaagtaaTGAGATTTATTATCTTACGTTGTTGTGGTATACGTCGCTGGGCGACTGTATAGCTAACATTGGGAGTGACAGAAAAAATGTTAGTAATAAGCCTTGTAACTTGAATTAACAATATACCATAAGCGGCAAAAATTTTTAATGGTTCTTACTTTGGTGGGACATTGCAACTGAAGAACGCGATACAAAGTATAAAAATGATCTAGGTATTTATATACTGTTAAACCGAGGTTTACAATTGTTCAGCACAATTGCCGTGGTATTAAAGTATTGTCTCTATATTACAACCTTTGCTCGAGTTAAATATTGTagaattaagttaattaatatTAGTTTCGATTCAGACGAAGCAAGAATCTTATCCTTTTCGGTTTTGATAAACACCAGCAAACGAAGGTTAGAGTGCAGCAATTAAAATAATGCCTAACAGTCAATTAACGTAAGTACTGTATGGTTAATAATGACTCAACAAGGACTTGAATATCCGATCTCACCTAGTTCTTCGTAAAATGAACCGTACTGGTTACGTACTGATCGTTTATTGATCTCTAACTGAACCCGAACTGTTATCGTCGCCACTTTTTTTAAAAGTGGCTGGTGATTATTTATTTTAGCGATTCCTCACCGATTtcgatgaccttgaaatatgttgtcaaggtcacagttttgaacattttttctctatacatgttaccgccgctcggcctccgttttcgagatatttccaaaaataattttatgtctgAATTAGCCTCGGGCTGAGTTGGagataaattaataaactttattctcaattattattaatggaGATTGTAAAAATTTCTGCCATTATATCAAAAAATTCTTGTATTAAAATCATACTTTAGCTGAAACAAAAATTCTGCAATGTAACCGACATAATGCTCTTTCCGGGTCCCATATCGTGGAATATTGGCTCTTGTTtggcgaaaagaccagttttcgttctttcgtgcgcatcttcgccctgattggtggtactcccaaacgaagtagaaagcgattagcggagagctcgctgcgttcccccaccatctttcaacctgcgcgccgcagttatggactcttgtGAACTCCGCTATATGTACTTAGCTTCTTATTTTTTAGTATGCAGGGATCGATATACCATGCGCCGATCCTGTTTCATGCCCAAGAATTTGTATACAACTTACTGATTCGTATCGTTGGACGGACTATACGTGTCGCGACGAAAGTGCGACGTTGACGCATCGTAGACGACCGTCCATTTTGCTTTATGTACTGGCTGCAGGAAGGCGTACAGTAAGCAACTACGCGACGCGTTGTGAACGAACGATTTAAAATTGATACTTTGGCGCAAGCAAAATAGTTTGATCCATCATGCAGTTTCGTATCGGAGAATATTTCTTAAAGTTTAACAACAGCGAAGAAATGCTTGAACACATAGtggcattttttaaaataattcaaaagtATCCATACTTATACGACCAAACTTTATCGGGGTATTTATGGGAATATCTTAAAGAAAATTCATGGAAAGAGGTagcaaaagaaatgaaatgttcaggtaaatattattatttaattaattaacagaaattTCACTACCATGGCGGAGCAATCCGTTGCTTTAACATTTGATATTTGTTATTAACAACGACCACATAATTTTTTCCCTTccttacaatatatatatatatattcttagATAGGTACTGCATATGTAATTACTgtcataaaatcaaattttttaataaatatttcttattctatgCATTATTTATATAGTTTATTaggttttaagaaatttttaattttgtacataTGTAGGTTACCATCTTTAATCTTAACCTTTAGACTGTAAACGTTTTTACGATACCTTCAAACCGTAAATGTGGATCTTTCGTGTCAAATGCACTTTTTAGTTAGTAATAATTCTtaaaaaatctataaaaattcatataataTCTCTAGctgttttaaattaaaactaTCACAGCGATTTTCACAAATAAAATACGTAGGAGAGATCAAAATTGTTTGAGATCGTCCATATACGAATAACCCTCCTTTATAGGTCAagggttaaatttaaattaaatatgtcgatactatcagtaattcaaaaattaaatgacTAATAGTTCTTAAAAGTTGgtaaatgaagaaataattatCGTGACTTTCATTAAACTGTAATGCAAGTCATAACCCGAACGCTACGGGGTGCAAAAAATTACTGCTATACGTATCTACAGGGTGTTACCTGTAACATTACTCACGATTTTTTACCCACTTGCAGCCATCTGGCAAAAAAAAGTTTAGAACAAGAGTTGCAGGGTATGAAGTGCACAATAAATATCAgtaaaaaaatgtcgaaaacaGTTTATTTTGGTGGCTAAATCAAGGTCACCTTGGGTTTTACGAATAGgaacacatattttttttttctaccatatTGTAGAGGACATCGATACGAATTCAAAacacatattacatgatattttcACTAACATATTACTTGATTTACAAAAGTGGAAATGTGAAGTATTTAGCTTTTCGTCGTATTTGACTCTGACAGTGTAAACATTATTTCACCCCAAAGAGATTACTGTAAACACGCGTAATGTAAACACGCGACTAGAACATAAGAAAAATgcactttatttaattacatgTTCGAAATGCATTCCGCCTTCTGCTAAATACTTCACATTTCCACTTTTGTAAATCAAGtaatatgttagtaaaaatatcatgtaatatgtagtttgaattcgtctcgatgtcctctacaatatggtagaaaaaaaaatatgtgttcCTATTCGTAAAACCCAAGGTGACCTTGATTTAGCCACCAAAATAAACTTTCTTCGACATTTTGTTACTGATATTTATTGTGCACTTTATACCCTACAACTCTTGTTCTAAACTTTTTTGGCCAGATGGCTGCAAGTGGGTAAAAAATCGTGAGTAAAGTTAcaggtaacaccctgtataccgcagttcaccagagtccataactgcgacgcgcaggttggaagatggtgggggaacgcagcgagctctctgctaatcgctttccacttcgtttgggactatcgccaatcagggcgaagatgcgtgctggagatgcgcaaagaacgaaaactggtcttttcgcagttatggactctggtgaactgcggtatacttATGTATTTATTGGTTTATAATAGCGTTAATAAGTTGATTAGTTTTCATCGTCAGTGTGAACTATGTACGAGGTgaaaacatattttattaatttattgtacacacttttttaaataataaacgataAGTTAAATGGTGTTAAAATTTCATATCCTGAAAACATTTGGATAATAAACAGATTACATTATTTTTGTATAACACATGTGATATTTTCTGAGTATGATAGCAGTATTAATATTTTGTCGGATAGCCTCTTTTATTTAAGAACTTCTGGATCATTCCATGCCAAATATGTAGATTACTTTTTAACGTCGATGCGATGccagatataataaataattccaaatataataaataattatcagaCCCATGctgtttaattcttttttaaatcttttcgtTCACAGTTATTCgaatttatttactttatttacttaTAATTATAATGACACAAAAATAtctacactcgcgatcaaatcagatttGCACGAGGAAAGTGATGATTTCCCCTAGACTTCCCCGAGGAAAATGACAGTGTAGTGAAAGAGGCCCCGTATTTCTGTAGCCTCCTACCAGTGATGTGCAATTGTTGGATTTTTTTGCGTGTGCATGCTTAAATAACATTCCAACTAAAGACATCACGCGATACCATAGCTGTATACATTACACATCTGAAAGTGGCCCGCGTATTTTCAGCAGTTTTTCGTATAATAAATTGGCTGCAGTCacaaaaaaatagtaaaacaatttattaatattatttatatagtattgtattttattaaattaaagttcTCTCCCCTCCTTAAAATTTCTGGAACCCAATGATAccttcatatttaaaaaatgtacctAGGTGAACACGTCATTGAGTCGCTTCTAGTGCTTTTTTAGTACGCATGTGCCAGAAATCTCGCACTGCATATCACTGTCTTCTACCATTTGCGTATAAATGtctacgcgggaaaatttgaattaacattTAGTTTGTTATCCGTATTTCTCAATTATATACTGAATTctataatacataataattaaaaattatattttttttctaaattactttcaatattaaaatcatcaaaattaggattttgagaattcttgCTCTTCCTATGGCGCTATTTTttctagggaagcctgatttgatcatgAGTGTAATAAAAAATCTAACTAACCGGTTATTAAATATCTGAAAgcaaaatatcatttattatttaatattattcatgTATGTATGATTTATTACACGCCCCTTAcgagatatttaatattattcatattttctgcTTTCTACAGTTAACACTTGTAAAGAGATATGGATCAATATTCTATACATAATGCTTCTAAGCAAACTGCTAAAATTAAGTTTCCCCGATACGTTGGAGTTTGTGTTTTTCATGGAGAAAGAAACAAGAGAAACATTGCCTTCGATTCTAGAAGATCATTTGATGTCACCAACAAAAAACAAATGGTTCTCCTGCAGACGATTATGGGAAATCATTTCTCATTGGTTTGCTTCcctattttcataaattttcagaCAATGAGATGCGAAACTTTAAAGTCAAAGTTTTAATGTTGTTGGACGAAATTAACATGGTCGCAACATGATGAACGCATTAAATAAGAACCAACTGGAGAAAAATCACCACCACCTTGCGTTATTTCACATGTCACCTACTTCTTCATCCATCGATTCTGTTACCACTACATAGTTTCAACCTACTTCGTTATATTTTACTTCTAGCTCTGTTCAGTATGATACATTAACACTACAAACTATGGTAAATACACTTATGATTAATGAttcaattcaaaaataaattttttaattttacgtcTTGTGTGTTTTTGCGTTCTTACAATATAGAGTGTCTTTTTTATCCAAATACGTTGGAATGTTTCATTACCTTACTGGAATGTAGTTAATAACATAGCTTAAACTTTGTATAATTATAATGATCCCATAATTAGAGTAAGTGCAGCATGTTTGGAATACTGTTGGTAAATTAAAATGCTGAAGTATCTGTTTCAATAGTGCAGAATTCCGAAATTTTAAAGCACTAGAATTCTagatttaaaattctaaaattctaaaattctgaaattctgaaattctggaattctgaaattctaaatttctaaatttctaaatttctaaatttctaaatttctaaaattccaaaattctaaaattctgaaattctgaaattttagaattttatgtGATATCCAGGGCTATAGCTCCCCTTAGACTTCCCCTTAATCCGGTACTGAATGTAACATATAACATTTTTCCACTTTCTAAAAATATAGTAATTAATGCAGAAGGAAATATTGAAAGGTACCAATGTACTCTTTATTAACTTTGTTTATTGTTGGGCAAATTATAACATCCACCGTTTTTTTCAGCAATAACCCTCTCGGACCTGCATCGTTTGCATCCCTGCATGCAACCTACTAGCGTAaaagagaattaattaaaactacAGATTGATGAGAAAAGACAAAATATAATCCGTCAAAAAAATTTCTGCCAAAacataaattttatgaaaatgtaACATAAAACGTTTTTcccacatttatttattattgatatttcTCAGATGTACATACAACTTGTTCTATActaaattctataatatttaagaattaaaaattatattattttatttctaaattactatcaatattaatatcgtcaaaattaaaattttgcgaaTTTCTGCTTCTCCTACATTACCATCTTCCCTAGTGTACTTAACATCTTCAGGgaccaattttttttaaatgaaaaggaatgatttaaatttttatttaatttttttcggtGCTGTCATACGACAagttttttgctttttttctatTGAAAGATTCTGTAGTGAACAGTTCAccaacaaattttaattctttagtctcttaaaataattttaattttaaaacaactAAACGTACACACATGTATTAGTGCCGAAGGATGTAATTACACTTCCTGCGTTTTCAgtgcaaaatataaataaaaatctttggCTGTGTTAGTATTTGTAAAATTGTATTGATTTTTAAGAAAGTagctataaaaagaaaattaaaaattaagaactTTTTGTTAGCTTGGAGTGTGTTTACCTCCCTTTGCATAAAGAGAAAGTGAAAATTAGAATGTTACACTTGTTAACCCCTCTtagttaatataatataatggagCTTCTTAAAAATCTATGATTTAGTAGTAGATGCAGGGGTCAGTTGGCGAAGAGCTTCAGTTCCACTTGGCTTGGCCTTATTTTGCGGATTGTTTCATCCGCTGGAATCGTGCCGGAGGATGACATAACAGAAATAATGTTAGTAGAACAACTCGTACGATATAGGACAAACGATTTCAAAGAATTGCTAGGGTGTGCCCAATATCCAGGATGTGATTCGTTTATCGAGGACGATCCTAAAGGGTAAATCGGACGTATATAATCTCATCACAGGAAATGACTGCGATCGTTCAGCTTGCACTTACGCGATGGATGTTCcacataaaagagaaaaaattctCGTAACATTTATTATAGACGTCATGTAGAAAAATTTGTAGTTAAAATAGCTTTCTAGAAATGTTGTGTTTAACCATAAAAAATTgtagataattttaaataaattacatagaGAATAAGATgtttgaatttattataaaattatatttttgaaagattacATAAGCTAATGTACATAAGCTGTGTATTAAATAGTTATGAAATTGGAATATTAGGCTATGGTAACCCTTGAATacctttcaaatttttattgaattcgtATCATTTGGTATACAGAGCTAAATAATATTTGACTCGACGAATACATTTCACAAGTACTTacctttaattaataataaacagtaaataaatatataaatagaatGTTCTTTTAAgaagttattaaatattggatCTTCATTTCGAGTCTATTTAATCTGAATGAGACAGGAGGGTTAAAATTTTTTGATTAAGTATTGTATAACATAATAGAATGTCAAACagtttttaaaaatgtaatatgtaatatatgtatattagccTAGAAATGTTATACAATATGCTATCGAGGCTGCATAAGAATTTGAATTCAATTTAATGATACATAAATAAGTAACATATATGTCAATTACCAAAAATGTATAATTCGAAACATAGAAAAATTTAGGAAATATGTAAAGTAAATGttagtaaaagaaaagaaaaaaagaagatactattgaaaagaaataaagataCTATTGGGTAAATGCCGATGTCCACAATACTCCCCTACATTGTGTTTGTAATTAGGGTAAG
Encoded here:
- the LOC117607946 gene encoding uncharacterized protein LOC117607946 gives rise to the protein MQFRIGEYFLKFNNSEEMLEHIVAFFKIIQKYPYLYDQTLSGYLWEYLKENSWKEVAKEMKCSVNTCKEIWINILYIMLLSKLLKLSFPDTLEFVFFMEKETRETLPSILEDHLMSPTKNKWFSCRRLWEIISHWFASLFS